A single region of the Parasphingorhabdus litoris DSM 22379 genome encodes:
- a CDS encoding glutathione S-transferase family protein produces MTAEFILYGSPLSPFQRKTEAVLALKGLDYDCVAINIMAMPDWYLEISPLARIPALRDMSVGTEGTAGTIADSSAMCGYLEKKCPQPAAYPDDPFLFGRALWLEEFADSALAMNGGGGVFRPIIFSAMAGKEPDLETARKTWNEKLPPLWDYLEGQLDGGQYFLGDGLSIADIAVAAQLMQTDLIAGPPDAAKWPGLVAFLEAMNAHDVFKRNLTACNKMLAKMVPEKFDLS; encoded by the coding sequence ATGACCGCAGAATTTATCCTGTACGGATCACCTTTGTCTCCGTTTCAACGCAAGACGGAGGCGGTGCTTGCGCTCAAAGGGCTCGATTATGATTGTGTCGCGATCAACATCATGGCGATGCCGGACTGGTATCTGGAGATAAGCCCGCTGGCACGCATTCCCGCCTTGCGCGATATGTCTGTCGGTACCGAAGGAACGGCTGGCACGATTGCGGACAGCTCGGCCATGTGCGGCTATCTGGAGAAAAAATGTCCGCAGCCCGCTGCCTATCCTGACGACCCATTTCTCTTTGGCCGTGCGTTGTGGTTGGAGGAATTTGCTGACAGCGCCCTGGCGATGAATGGCGGTGGCGGGGTTTTTCGGCCGATCATATTTTCCGCGATGGCTGGCAAGGAACCTGATCTGGAAACCGCGCGCAAGACATGGAATGAAAAACTGCCGCCGCTATGGGATTATCTCGAAGGGCAACTTGACGGCGGACAATATTTTCTCGGTGATGGGCTCTCCATCGCGGATATCGCCGTTGCAGCCCAATTGATGCAGACTGACTTGATCGCGGGACCACCCGACGCCGCTAAATGGCCGGGGTTGGTCGCGTTTCTGGAGGCGATGAATGCGCATGATGTTTTCAAGCGCAACCTGACGGCCTGCAACAAAATGCTTGCCAAGATGGTGCCTGAAAAATTTGATCTGTCCTGA
- a CDS encoding pseudouridine synthase, whose translation MSNLILFNKPFGVLPQFTDRGSPTKRPTLSDFIDLPGVYPAGRLDRDSEGLMLLTGDGKLQARIADPKYKMPKTYLVQVEGEPEEAALDNLRQGVRLKDGLTRPAEVVRIDDPSLWPRDPPIRVRKNIPDSWLKLTIREGRNRQVRRMSAAVGYPTLRLVRWSIGEWTVEGLPLGQWRAAK comes from the coding sequence ATGTCGAACCTCATATTATTCAACAAACCTTTTGGCGTGTTGCCGCAATTTACCGATCGCGGCAGTCCGACCAAGCGGCCCACATTGTCGGATTTTATCGACCTGCCCGGCGTCTATCCAGCGGGGCGGCTGGACCGCGATAGTGAAGGGTTGATGCTGTTGACAGGCGACGGAAAATTGCAGGCCCGGATTGCCGATCCCAAATATAAGATGCCGAAAACCTATCTGGTGCAGGTGGAAGGGGAGCCCGAAGAAGCGGCATTGGACAACCTCCGGCAAGGCGTTCGCCTGAAAGATGGTCTGACGCGCCCGGCGGAAGTTGTTCGGATTGATGATCCGTCACTATGGCCGCGTGATCCGCCGATCCGGGTTCGTAAAAATATTCCCGACAGCTGGCTCAAGCTGACCATCCGCGAAGGGCGCAATCGGCAAGTGCGACGGATGTCGGCTGCGGTTGGCTATCCGACCCTGCGGCTGGTGCGTTGGAGTATCGGTGAGTGGACGGTCGAAGGCCTGCCGTTAGGTCAATGGCGTGCGGCCAAGTGA
- the tatB gene encoding Sec-independent protein translocase protein TatB: protein MFDLSISEIAIIVIITIVVIGPKELPRALATAGRWMAKARGVMGNFRTGFDAMVREAELQEMEKKWAAENERIMLESPTVSDDEPVMQPLDGPPVADETDATDQPNLPLGEDTPEKPPEKPPEKPSA, encoded by the coding sequence ATGTTTGACCTTTCCATATCCGAGATCGCGATTATCGTGATCATTACTATCGTCGTTATCGGCCCGAAAGAGTTGCCTCGCGCATTGGCAACAGCTGGCCGCTGGATGGCCAAGGCACGCGGCGTCATGGGCAATTTCCGCACCGGCTTTGATGCAATGGTCCGCGAGGCGGAATTGCAGGAAATGGAAAAGAAATGGGCTGCGGAAAACGAGCGTATCATGCTCGAAAGCCCCACTGTCTCGGATGACGAGCCGGTGATGCAGCCATTGGACGGGCCACCTGTGGCAGATGAAACAGACGCCACCGACCAGCCAAATTTGCCTTTGGGCGAAGATACACCAGAAAAACCGCCAGAAAAACCGCCAGAAAAACCGAGCGCATGA
- a CDS encoding entericidin A/B family lipoprotein: protein MRKIIASIALSSALLLGACNTVQGVGDDIKSVGRAGERAID from the coding sequence ATGCGCAAAATAATCGCTTCTATTGCCCTTTCATCGGCGCTTTTGCTGGGCGCTTGCAACACCGTGCAAGGTGTCGGGGACGATATAAAATCCGTTGGCCGGGCTGGCGAACGGGCGATTGATTAA
- the nagZ gene encoding beta-N-acetylhexosaminidase, translating into MTPAVFGMSGLSLTSDEKAFFKESDPAGYIIFGRNIESKQQLRALTDELRALHGRDDVAILIDQEGGRVARMQEPIWPKFPAGEVFDKLYDIAPATAIEAARLNAQAIATSLNEVGITVDCLPLLDVRQPDADNVIGDRALGSEPMRVAALGRAILDGLQRGGVVGVVKHMPGHGRTSVDTHKALPTVTASEDELETDLAPFKTLKDAPMGMTGHLLFTAWDTEVPSTLSKTVIQDIIRGKIGFDGLLFTDDLDMEALSGTVPERAVRAQQAGCDIALNCWAKMDDMTGIAEGLAEMSAKARQRLDDAMATIAETREGPDMEELVARRDELMAAA; encoded by the coding sequence ATGACACCAGCAGTTTTTGGCATGTCGGGGCTAAGCTTAACGTCTGACGAAAAGGCGTTTTTTAAAGAATCTGATCCTGCCGGATATATTATCTTTGGCCGAAATATCGAAAGCAAGCAGCAGTTACGGGCGCTGACCGATGAGCTTCGCGCTCTACATGGCCGCGATGATGTCGCTATCTTGATCGATCAGGAAGGCGGCCGTGTCGCCCGAATGCAGGAGCCGATCTGGCCAAAATTTCCGGCGGGCGAAGTGTTTGACAAGCTTTATGATATTGCTCCAGCCACTGCAATCGAGGCGGCGCGGCTCAATGCACAGGCCATTGCAACCAGTCTGAACGAAGTCGGTATCACAGTCGACTGCCTGCCACTGCTGGATGTCCGCCAGCCGGATGCGGATAATGTTATCGGTGACCGAGCATTGGGTAGCGAGCCCATGCGGGTGGCGGCACTGGGCCGCGCAATATTGGACGGGCTGCAACGCGGCGGCGTGGTCGGTGTGGTCAAACATATGCCAGGTCATGGCCGGACCAGCGTGGATACGCACAAAGCATTGCCTACCGTAACGGCCAGCGAGGACGAACTGGAAACAGATTTGGCGCCGTTCAAGACGTTAAAAGATGCGCCTATGGGCATGACGGGCCATTTGCTGTTCACGGCCTGGGATACGGAGGTGCCCTCAACGCTTTCTAAAACGGTGATTCAAGATATTATTCGCGGGAAAATAGGCTTTGATGGCCTGCTGTTCACCGATGATCTCGATATGGAAGCCTTGTCTGGTACTGTGCCAGAGCGCGCCGTTCGGGCGCAACAGGCGGGTTGCGATATCGCGCTGAACTGCTGGGCTAAGATGGATGATATGACCGGCATTGCGGAGGGTCTGGCCGAAATGAGCGCAAAAGCCAGGCAGCGGCTGGATGATGCCATGGCGACTATCGCCGAAACCCGTGAGGGCCCGGATATGGAAGAGCTGGTGGCCCGGCGCGATGAATTGATGGCAGCGGCCTGA
- the tatC gene encoding twin-arginine translocase subunit TatC, whose amino-acid sequence MNEQSAPEIDDSKAPLIEHLIELRQRLVWSVVALAIAFAASFYFADEIFGMLVVPLTDAFPPGEGKLVYTKLYEAFFVEIKVAMFAAFFIAFPIISNQLWAFVAPGLYANEKKAFLPFLFATPLLFTAGAALAYYIVMPTAFRFFLGFEGEVGGMTQEALPAMGDYLSLVMQFILAFGICFQLPVLLLLLNRAGLVTREQLKGLRRYMVVGAFVLAAILTPPDVVSQFLLGLPLIMLYEVSLAIMWFTERKRAKLKEAGE is encoded by the coding sequence ATGAACGAGCAGTCTGCGCCTGAAATAGACGACAGCAAAGCGCCGCTGATCGAACATTTGATTGAGTTGCGCCAGCGGCTGGTCTGGTCGGTGGTGGCGCTCGCTATCGCTTTTGCGGCCAGTTTTTATTTCGCCGATGAAATATTCGGGATGTTGGTGGTGCCCTTGACCGACGCCTTTCCACCGGGCGAGGGGAAGCTGGTCTATACCAAGCTCTATGAAGCCTTTTTTGTCGAGATAAAGGTAGCGATGTTCGCAGCCTTTTTTATCGCATTCCCGATTATTTCCAACCAGCTGTGGGCCTTTGTCGCGCCGGGGCTTTATGCGAACGAGAAAAAGGCGTTTCTGCCATTTCTCTTTGCTACGCCGCTGTTGTTCACGGCGGGAGCGGCGCTGGCTTACTATATCGTGATGCCGACAGCGTTCCGGTTCTTTCTGGGGTTTGAGGGTGAAGTGGGCGGAATGACGCAAGAGGCGTTGCCAGCCATGGGCGACTATCTATCCCTTGTCATGCAGTTCATTCTCGCCTTTGGAATCTGCTTCCAGCTGCCGGTATTGTTATTGCTGCTGAATCGCGCGGGATTGGTTACGCGCGAACAGCTCAAAGGCCTGCGCCGCTACATGGTTGTCGGAGCCTTCGTTCTGGCAGCGATATTGACGCCACCGGATGTTGTATCGCAGTTTCTGCTCGGCCTGCCTCTGATCATGCTTTACGAAGTATCGCTAGCAATTATGTGGTTTACCGAGCGAAAGCGTGCCAAGCTGAAAGAAGCCGGCGAATAG
- a CDS encoding VOC family protein, whose protein sequence is MMTQWKEDGYHSVTAYLTVDDAAAAIDFYKEAFGAEEVMRMPMGDKIGHADILIGDSHIMLADEFPDMDKLGPKARGGSTSSLMIYVENVDAAFDKAVAAGATAVRPVEDQFYGDRSGWVKDPFGHEWTLSTHIEDVSPEEMNRRMTEMMAEGA, encoded by the coding sequence ATGATGACCCAATGGAAAGAAGACGGATATCATAGTGTTACCGCCTATTTGACCGTCGATGACGCGGCGGCGGCGATCGATTTTTACAAAGAGGCTTTTGGTGCCGAGGAAGTCATGCGCATGCCGATGGGCGACAAGATTGGTCATGCCGATATACTGATCGGCGACAGCCATATCATGCTGGCCGATGAATTTCCCGATATGGACAAGCTTGGTCCCAAGGCCAGGGGCGGTTCTACCAGCAGCCTGATGATCTATGTTGAAAATGTCGATGCGGCCTTTGACAAGGCTGTTGCGGCGGGCGCGACTGCGGTGCGGCCGGTAGAAGACCAGTTTTACGGCGATCGCTCCGGCTGGGTGAAAGATCCCTTTGGCCATGAATGGACCTTGTCCACGCATATCGAAGATGTCAGCCCGGAAGAAATGAACCGCCGAATGACAGAGATGATGGCCGAGGGGGCTTAG
- the purT gene encoding formate-dependent phosphoribosylglycinamide formyltransferase produces the protein MTFTKKILLLGSGELGREFVISAKRLGAYVIACDSYAAAPAMQVADAHEVFSMLDGDKLRAAIAKHQPDLIVPEVEAIRTEILAEVEADGFDVVPSARATQLTMNRDAIRDVAAQELGLTTSRYHYAESFAEVQAAAEDLGLPLVIKPVMSSSGKGQSKVDNADALEDAWNYAVDNMRGDRARVIVEQFIDFDYEITLLTIRTGEGVLFCPPIGHRQERGDYQESWQPAAMSDQALATAQDMARKVVDNLAGDGKGWGLFGVEFFVTKDGEVIFSELSPRPHDTGMVTLIGQNLSEFDLHARAIMGLPIPHIALTAPASASAVILADRDSEQFTFTGIADALAMSEEGAEVDVRIFGKPVTRPFRRMAVALASGGNSDAARALAKQAADTVEISYQEK, from the coding sequence ATGACCTTTACCAAGAAAATCCTGCTGCTCGGTTCGGGCGAACTGGGCCGCGAATTTGTTATTTCCGCCAAACGTCTCGGCGCTTATGTGATCGCTTGCGATTCCTATGCCGCCGCGCCGGCAATGCAGGTTGCCGATGCGCATGAAGTCTTTTCCATGCTCGACGGCGACAAGTTGCGCGCAGCCATTGCAAAGCATCAGCCGGATCTGATCGTTCCGGAGGTCGAAGCCATTCGCACCGAAATTCTCGCCGAGGTGGAGGCGGATGGATTTGACGTCGTGCCATCTGCACGCGCGACGCAGCTGACCATGAACCGCGATGCCATTCGGGATGTCGCTGCACAGGAACTGGGCCTCACCACCTCGCGCTATCATTATGCCGAGAGCTTTGCCGAAGTGCAGGCTGCTGCCGAAGATCTTGGGCTGCCGCTGGTCATCAAGCCGGTCATGTCCTCCTCTGGCAAGGGGCAAAGTAAGGTGGATAATGCCGATGCGTTGGAAGATGCCTGGAACTATGCCGTCGACAATATGCGGGGCGATCGTGCGCGCGTAATTGTCGAGCAATTTATCGATTTTGATTATGAAATCACGCTTCTGACAATCCGGACAGGTGAGGGCGTGTTGTTCTGCCCGCCCATTGGCCATCGTCAGGAACGCGGCGATTATCAGGAGAGCTGGCAACCCGCGGCGATGTCGGACCAGGCGCTCGCCACCGCACAGGATATGGCGCGCAAGGTCGTCGACAATCTCGCCGGAGACGGAAAGGGATGGGGCCTGTTCGGCGTTGAGTTTTTTGTCACCAAAGACGGTGAAGTGATTTTCTCCGAACTCAGCCCTCGCCCTCACGATACCGGAATGGTCACGCTGATCGGCCAGAATTTGAGCGAATTTGACCTCCACGCCCGCGCCATCATGGGGCTTCCCATCCCACACATCGCCCTGACCGCACCGGCCAGTGCCAGTGCGGTGATATTGGCGGATCGGGACAGTGAGCAATTTACCTTCACTGGCATAGCCGATGCCTTGGCCATGAGTGAAGAGGGAGCAGAAGTGGACGTGCGGATTTTCGGCAAACCGGTTACGCGGCCCTTTCGACGCATGGCGGTGGCCTTGGCGTCGGGCGGGAATAGTGACGCAGCCAGAGCGCTTGCGAAGCAGGCGGCTGATACGGTTGAGATTAGTTATCAAGAAAAATAG
- the scpB gene encoding SMC-Scp complex subunit ScpB, whose protein sequence is MNEGTRAVEATLFASENPMTIADIKLYVGDEVDIRAALNDLQNDYSGRGISLVKTGDRWHFQTAHDLSHLLRRERAELRKLSRAGMETLAIIAYHEPVSRAEIEAIRGVQVAKGTLDVLMEAGWVRPAGRREVPGRPLIYATTAEFLTHFGLESRKELPGIDDLKAAGLLDPVDLAMERLEMEAAEELPLEQELNEDGAQENDEDTADSLENEAESA, encoded by the coding sequence ATGAATGAAGGCACGCGGGCGGTGGAAGCAACGCTTTTTGCCTCTGAAAATCCGATGACGATAGCGGATATCAAGCTTTATGTCGGCGACGAGGTTGATATTCGCGCTGCGCTTAATGACCTGCAGAATGACTATTCCGGACGCGGCATATCATTGGTGAAAACCGGCGATCGCTGGCATTTTCAGACCGCTCATGATCTGTCGCACTTGTTGCGCCGTGAGCGTGCGGAACTGCGCAAACTCAGCCGTGCGGGCATGGAAACATTGGCGATTATCGCTTATCACGAACCGGTCAGCCGCGCAGAAATTGAAGCCATCAGAGGCGTTCAGGTCGCAAAAGGCACGCTCGACGTGCTGATGGAGGCGGGTTGGGTCCGTCCAGCGGGACGCAGGGAAGTCCCGGGTAGGCCGCTAATCTATGCGACAACGGCTGAATTCTTGACCCATTTCGGTCTGGAAAGCCGCAAGGAACTGCCGGGCATTGATGATCTGAAAGCCGCAGGTTTGCTGGATCCGGTTGATCTGGCGATGGAGCGACTGGAAATGGAAGCGGCAGAGGAATTACCGCTGGAACAAGAGCTTAACGAAGATGGTGCACAAGAAAATGATGAAGACACCGCCGATTCACTGGAAAACGAGGCGGAAAGTGCTTAA
- a CDS encoding segregation and condensation protein A, with protein MDQKQDQENEPESFFLPPSQTEEDTSLTLNIDGWEGPLDLLLALARNQKVDLREISILELVQQYLKYIADAQSLKLELAADYLVMAAWLTYLKSGLLLPKDPEVDPSPEELALRLQMRLERLNAMREAGARLLGRDRIGRDVFARGAPEGLRVVKNRHWQAEYYDLISAYGRVKLRNIPPVHIVKQRMVMTLEDALARVSLMLGEAIDWMDIRDFLPPGAPSELRKSALASSFLAALELARQGKLELSQDESFAPLKIKANSDG; from the coding sequence ATGGATCAAAAGCAGGATCAAGAGAACGAACCGGAAAGCTTTTTCCTTCCTCCATCACAGACGGAAGAAGACACATCGCTGACGCTTAACATTGATGGTTGGGAAGGCCCGCTTGATCTGCTTCTCGCTCTGGCGCGGAATCAGAAAGTCGATTTACGCGAAATTTCGATCCTCGAACTGGTCCAGCAATATCTGAAATATATTGCCGATGCGCAGAGCCTGAAACTGGAGCTGGCGGCAGATTATCTGGTGATGGCGGCATGGCTAACTTATTTGAAGTCCGGCCTGCTGCTACCCAAAGACCCTGAAGTGGATCCTTCACCGGAAGAACTGGCGCTGCGCCTGCAAATGCGGCTCGAACGGCTCAATGCGATGCGTGAGGCGGGCGCCCGGTTGCTGGGCCGTGACCGGATCGGCCGAGACGTCTTTGCACGCGGCGCGCCTGAAGGTTTGCGGGTGGTGAAAAACCGGCATTGGCAGGCGGAATATTATGATCTGATATCGGCTTATGGCCGCGTTAAATTGCGCAACATACCGCCGGTACATATTGTCAAACAGCGTATGGTCATGACGCTGGAAGACGCATTGGCGAGAGTGTCGCTGATGCTCGGCGAAGCGATTGACTGGATGGATATTCGCGACTTCCTGCCACCCGGTGCGCCGTCGGAATTACGAAAATCGGCGCTGGCATCAAGTTTTCTCGCGGCGCTGGAACTGGCGCGACAGGGGAAATTGGAGCTCAGCCAGGATGAAAGTTTTGCGCCGCTTAAAATAAAGGCAAATAGTGATGGATAA
- a CDS encoding cupin domain-containing protein, whose translation MQFKNFDIAAFLQDNWQKKPLFLKNPWTVWHNPLEPNELAGLAIEEGIESRLVIQSEGSWQLEHGPLPDNRFDTLGTSCWTLLVQAVDHYVPEVAALIEPFRFIPNWRIDDVMVSFAADQGGVGPHFDQYDVFLIQGSGKRRWQVGGHCDENSRLIPHDELRLLAEFEAEESFICEPGDILYIPPGISHDGVAMGADCMTYSIGFRAPSRSDLIGHWCDDLLAEMQDDDRYADPDIEVQSNPGEISPHAVDRLHAMITEKMGDREAFARWFGQYSSSPKYSEIDWQPDDKVQMPALRKRLQQGAALSRNPASRFSFIRQNAGPLLLFVDGETIACADDMVRFAESLCAQNTVTINETETDSENVLNLILELLNRGCLAFDPVD comes from the coding sequence ATGCAATTTAAAAATTTCGATATCGCGGCTTTTCTCCAAGATAATTGGCAAAAGAAGCCGCTGTTCCTGAAAAACCCATGGACCGTTTGGCACAATCCGCTCGAACCCAACGAGCTGGCGGGACTGGCCATAGAGGAAGGAATTGAATCGCGTCTCGTCATTCAGTCAGAAGGCTCTTGGCAACTCGAACATGGCCCCCTGCCCGACAATCGCTTTGACACGCTTGGCACCAGCTGTTGGACTTTGCTGGTACAGGCCGTCGATCATTATGTGCCTGAGGTCGCTGCGCTGATCGAACCATTTCGTTTCATCCCCAATTGGCGGATCGATGATGTGATGGTGAGCTTTGCCGCAGACCAGGGCGGGGTCGGACCGCATTTTGATCAATATGACGTGTTTTTGATCCAAGGGTCCGGCAAACGCCGCTGGCAAGTCGGTGGTCATTGCGATGAAAATAGTCGGCTCATCCCGCATGATGAGTTGCGCCTGCTTGCCGAATTTGAAGCAGAGGAAAGCTTCATCTGCGAACCCGGAGATATTCTCTATATTCCGCCCGGTATCTCGCATGATGGCGTTGCGATGGGCGCGGATTGCATGACCTATTCCATCGGTTTTCGCGCGCCGTCGCGCAGCGATCTTATCGGTCATTGGTGTGATGACCTGCTGGCCGAGATGCAAGATGATGATCGCTATGCCGATCCGGATATTGAGGTCCAATCCAATCCCGGTGAAATATCACCGCACGCTGTCGACCGACTGCATGCGATGATTACTGAGAAAATGGGCGATCGCGAAGCTTTTGCTCGGTGGTTCGGGCAATATAGCAGCTCTCCCAAATATTCGGAGATAGATTGGCAGCCGGATGATAAGGTCCAGATGCCCGCGCTGCGCAAACGGCTGCAGCAAGGCGCTGCGCTCAGCCGCAATCCGGCCAGCCGTTTTTCCTTCATCCGCCAGAATGCCGGACCACTGTTGTTGTTCGTTGATGGCGAGACCATCGCATGTGCTGATGACATGGTGCGTTTTGCAGAAAGCTTGTGTGCGCAAAACACTGTCACCATCAACGAGACAGAGACAGATTCAGAAAACGTGCTGAACCTGATATTGGAGCTGTTGAACCGCGGTTGCCTGGCTTTCGATCCGGTGGATTAA
- a CDS encoding entericidin A/B family lipoprotein, which produces MRKILASLIISSTLVLAACNTVQGVGQDIESVGRAGEDAIN; this is translated from the coding sequence ATGCGCAAGATTTTGGCATCATTGATTATTTCATCCACCCTCGTGCTCGCGGCGTGTAATACGGTTCAGGGCGTTGGACAGGATATTGAATCGGTCGGCCGCGCGGGTGAAGACGCGATAAACTAG
- a CDS encoding twin-arginine translocase TatA/TatE family subunit encodes MQPSIWQILIVAALVLILFGRGRISEMMGDVGKGIRSFKKGITEEEESAKASAQIDSKPADANVEKTATSDKTAS; translated from the coding sequence ATGCAACCGAGTATTTGGCAGATTTTAATTGTAGCAGCCCTGGTGCTGATCCTGTTCGGTCGCGGCCGGATTTCTGAAATGATGGGTGATGTCGGCAAGGGCATTCGTTCCTTCAAAAAAGGCATTACCGAGGAAGAGGAAAGTGCCAAGGCTTCGGCCCAGATTGACAGCAAACCGGCGGATGCCAACGTGGAAAAAACGGCAACGTCTGACAAGACGGCCAGCTAG
- a CDS encoding TonB-dependent receptor, with protein sequence MSHSKFLTSAAVILLPVSPALAQSGQQTETGDDFHNDDAIVVTAPYVERLDILAGTSVLTGDQLTQDLRGQIGDTLTKLPGVSATSFAPGSSRPVLRGFQGPRVRVLTDGIGTLDASNTSVDHAVSIDPLTAQSVEVLRGPAVLLFGGDAIGGAVNVIDKRIPRDIPDEAFHLDAVGGFGSAANDWSVGGSLDVPLTESLVFHIDGSFRDTDDLDIPGFVLSPELRSEVLAQAAEETEEGNLDEAEELTETANQRGSISNSASRTYSASTGLAYIADGGHIGFSVSYYDTDYGVPSRPGAEHAHEDGDPADPGEEEEEEGPVTIGLEQIRADLRAGVNLGDGFFESLNLRVGYSDYEHTEFEGDEVGTVFEVEGIEARAELVQNERNGWRGVIGTQLLVRDFNAIGAEAFVPKNSIESWALFTVQEIDLGNFELEAAARFDHADIKSNIVNFDRSFDSFSGALGFAYAPDDSGLRLGVNLSRSERAPSAEELLSDGPHIATQAFEIGNPNFTTEKSWGGELYARWNSEDIQLSATAYANFFDDYIFETETGEEEDDLPVFQFFQRDATYYGFEASASFVVARSGGFAFVTDGVADYVRAKIKDGGGPVPRIPPLRLLGGIGAQSDSLDVRAELEWADSQNRVSAFETPTDSFTMVNASAAWRPFGKEGGVTLLAAANNIFDVKARRHASFTKDFVPLAGRDIRISAKFSF encoded by the coding sequence GTGTCCCATTCTAAATTTCTGACTTCAGCAGCTGTCATATTATTACCTGTCTCCCCGGCATTGGCCCAATCTGGTCAACAGACGGAAACCGGAGATGACTTCCACAATGACGATGCGATTGTTGTCACCGCGCCCTATGTTGAGCGGCTTGACATATTGGCCGGTACATCCGTTCTAACCGGCGATCAGCTGACCCAGGATTTGCGCGGGCAGATTGGTGACACCTTGACCAAATTGCCTGGTGTTTCAGCGACCAGCTTTGCCCCCGGTTCTTCCCGGCCGGTACTACGCGGCTTTCAAGGACCGCGAGTCCGGGTTCTCACCGATGGTATCGGTACGCTCGATGCCTCCAATACCTCGGTCGATCATGCCGTTTCCATTGATCCTTTGACCGCCCAGAGCGTCGAAGTGCTCCGCGGACCAGCAGTGCTGCTGTTCGGTGGCGATGCCATTGGCGGTGCAGTCAATGTGATCGACAAACGGATCCCTCGCGATATTCCCGATGAAGCATTCCATCTCGATGCCGTTGGCGGCTTTGGCAGTGCAGCCAATGACTGGAGTGTTGGCGGATCGCTCGATGTACCGCTCACCGAGTCGCTGGTTTTCCATATTGATGGTAGCTTCCGCGATACCGATGATCTCGACATACCCGGTTTTGTACTATCCCCCGAACTGCGTAGCGAAGTGTTGGCGCAAGCAGCGGAAGAGACAGAAGAAGGCAATCTCGACGAAGCCGAAGAACTGACCGAAACCGCCAATCAACGGGGTTCAATCTCTAATAGCGCCAGCCGCACCTACAGCGCTTCGACTGGCCTCGCCTATATTGCAGATGGCGGCCATATCGGCTTTTCCGTCAGCTATTATGATACAGATTATGGTGTTCCCTCCCGCCCCGGTGCGGAGCATGCCCATGAAGATGGGGATCCAGCCGACCCCGGTGAAGAAGAGGAAGAAGAAGGTCCAGTGACCATCGGCCTCGAACAGATCCGTGCTGACCTCCGCGCCGGGGTAAATCTGGGCGATGGATTCTTTGAATCGCTCAACCTGCGCGTTGGTTATTCGGACTATGAACATACCGAATTTGAAGGTGATGAAGTCGGCACCGTCTTTGAGGTGGAAGGCATCGAAGCCCGGGCAGAACTGGTTCAAAACGAACGCAATGGCTGGCGCGGTGTGATCGGTACGCAGCTTTTGGTGCGCGATTTCAACGCAATTGGCGCCGAAGCCTTCGTACCCAAAAACAGCATTGAAAGCTGGGCCCTGTTTACCGTGCAGGAAATCGATCTCGGCAATTTTGAACTCGAAGCGGCAGCCCGCTTTGATCATGCCGATATCAAGTCCAACATCGTCAATTTTGACCGCAGCTTTGACAGTTTCTCCGGTGCACTGGGCTTTGCCTATGCCCCGGATGACAGTGGCCTCAGACTGGGCGTCAATCTCTCCCGGTCAGAGCGCGCGCCATCGGCGGAAGAGCTGCTGTCCGATGGTCCCCATATTGCGACACAGGCGTTTGAAATCGGCAACCCCAATTTCACGACTGAAAAAAGCTGGGGTGGTGAGCTTTATGCCCGCTGGAATTCCGAGGATATTCAGCTGAGCGCAACCGCTTATGCCAATTTCTTCGACGACTATATTTTCGAAACGGAAACTGGCGAAGAAGAAGACGATCTGCCTGTTTTCCAATTTTTCCAACGCGATGCGACCTATTATGGCTTTGAAGCCTCCGCATCCTTCGTCGTTGCCCGTTCGGGCGGCTTCGCGTTTGTCACTGACGGGGTTGCCGATTATGTCCGGGCGAAAATCAAAGATGGCGGCGGTCCCGTTCCACGGATCCCACCCTTGCGTCTGCTCGGCGGTATTGGTGCCCAGAGCGATTCTCTCGATGTTCGCGCAGAACTGGAATGGGCAGACAGCCAGAACCGGGTTTCGGCTTTCGAAACGCCGACCGACAGCTTTACCATGGTCAATGCCTCTGCAGCGTGGCGGCCGTTCGGCAAGGAAGGCGGCGTAACCCTGCTTGCCGCGGCTAATAATATCTTTGATGTGAAAGCGCGTCGTCATGCCTCGTTCACGAAAGATTTTGTACCGCTGGCAGGGCGTGATATTCGTATCAGCGCGAAGTTTAGTTTTTAG